The DNA region GGAGACCACCGAGCCGCCGGCCTGGCGCATGAAGGCGCCGATGCGGTCCAGGGTGTCGCTCATCACCAGGCCGGTGACGCCGTTGCCGGTCAGCTTCTTGGCGACGGTCTCCAGCTGGTCCCAGGTCTTGGGGTAGTCGGCGTCCGTCAGGCCGGCCTTGGTCCACAGGTCCGTGTTGATCTCCAGCGCCAGCGTGGAGAAGTCCTTCGGGACGCAGTAGTACTGGCCGTTCTGGGTGAACGCCTTCTGCAGGTTCGGGTACATGTCCGCGGAGTCGGTGATCTTCTCGCCGACGTCGGCCAGCGCGTTGCCCTTGACCAGGCTCTGGAACTTGGAGGCGTCGACGTAGAAGATGTCCGGCGGGGTCCCGCCGGCCAGCGACTGCGTGAGTTGCTGGGTGAGGTCCTTGGCCGGGGTCACGACGACCTTGTTGCCGGTCTTGGCGGCCCAGGCGTTGCCCGCGGCCACCACCGCGTTGGTCTCGGCGTCGCCGGAGGACCCGATCAGCACCTGCAGGGTGACGCCGGAGGTGGCGCCACCGGTGCCGCTGCCGCCGGTGCCGCCGGAGGACGAGCCGGAGCTCTTGCTCGGCCCGCTGCTGCCGCACGCGGCGGCGGTCACCAGCACCGCGGCGGCACCGGCGACGCCGATGATCCGCTGGACGCGAACTGACTTCATTGTCGTTCCTTTCGTTTCGCCTTCGATCAGGCTCGGGACGCCGACCCGCTGGTGGCGGCGGGTCAGACCCCGTCAGGGGGTGAGAGGTGGGAGGGATTGCTGCTGCCGCGCGCTATGACCGTGGGCTCCACGACGGAGGTGGTCACCGCGCTGCGGGGGTCGTCGATCCGCTCCAGCACCAGGTCCACGCAGCGGCGCGCGATGGACTCCAGGGGCTGGCGGACGCTGCTCAGAGCCGGCTGGACCACGGTGGCCAGCGGGCTGTCGTCGAAGCCGATCACCGCGACGTCCCGGCCCACGGCCAGGCCGCGGTGCTCCACGGCGTGCATCACGCCGACGGCCATCGCGTCGCTGACGCAGACGAACGCGGTCGGCGGGTGGGCCTTGGCCAGCAGGCCGGCCGCGAGCTGGGTGCCGGCGCCGATGCCGTCCAGGCCGCGCACGGTCAGGCCGCGGGTGGGCAGGCCCAGCTCCGCGGCGGCGGCCAGATAGCCGGCGTAGCGGTCGTCGCCGACCTCGCTGCCTTCCGGCCAGCCGATGAAGGCGATCCGGCGGTGGCCCTCCTCGGCCAGGTGCCTGGTCGCGGCCAGGGTGCCGGCGTGGCCGTCGACGTCGAGCCAGGAGTACTCGAAGGGGGTCTGCTCCCAGGGCCGGCCGAAGCTGACGAAGGGCACGTCGCGCTCGGCGAGCCAAGCGGTGCGCGGGTCGTGGCGGTGCGAGCCGAACAGCACGAAGCCGTCCACCGCGCCCCGGCTGACCAGGTCCTCGAACATCGCGATCTCGTCCTCGTCGCCGTCGGCGGCGAACAGGATCACGCCGTAGCCGCGGTCGCGCGCGGCGGAGGTCAGCGCGTACAGGAACCGGTCCTCGATGGCGCCGATGCCGCGGCCTCCCGAGCGGGTGGACCGGAACCCGATCAGCCGCGTGGTCTGCAGCCGCAGGTTGCGCGCGGCCTGGGTGGGCCGGTA from Catenulispora sp. EB89 includes:
- a CDS encoding ABC transporter substrate-binding protein, with translation MKSVRVQRIIGVAGAAAVLVTAAACGSSGPSKSSGSSSGGTGGSGTGGATSGVTLQVLIGSSGDAETNAVVAAGNAWAAKTGNKVVVTPAKDLTQQLTQSLAGGTPPDIFYVDASKFQSLVKGNALADVGEKITDSADMYPNLQKAFTQNGQYYCVPKDFSTLALEINTDLWTKAGLTDADYPKTWDQLETVAKKLTGNGVTGLVMSDTLDRIGAFMRQAGGSVVSADGKTVTADSPQNLAALQYLQKLGKEGALKFPKQVDTGWGGEALGKGKAAMTIEGNWIVGGMQKDYPNVHYKVVPLPAGPAGNATLSFTNCWGVAQKSSHQAAAVDFIDYLTTVDQQMTFAKAFGVMPSRQAAKTQFTTQFPDQAAFVTGADNAFGPVGFPGFDAVQKDFDSKIQGLSDGSSDPKSMLSSLQKNATDALSNN
- a CDS encoding LacI family DNA-binding transcriptional regulator; translated protein: MDREPSPPRPTIKAVAKHAQVSYQTVSNALNAPERLRPDTLARVLRAVDELGYRPTQAARNLRLQTTRLIGFRSTRSGGRGIGAIEDRFLYALTSAARDRGYGVILFAADGDEDEIAMFEDLVSRGAVDGFVLFGSHRHDPRTAWLAERDVPFVSFGRPWEQTPFEYSWLDVDGHAGTLAATRHLAEEGHRRIAFIGWPEGSEVGDDRYAGYLAAAAELGLPTRGLTVRGLDGIGAGTQLAAGLLAKAHPPTAFVCVSDAMAVGVMHAVEHRGLAVGRDVAVIGFDDSPLATVVQPALSSVRQPLESIARRCVDLVLERIDDPRSAVTTSVVEPTVIARGSSNPSHLSPPDGV